In a single window of the Candoia aspera isolate rCanAsp1 chromosome 14, rCanAsp1.hap2, whole genome shotgun sequence genome:
- the BHLHA15 gene encoding class A basic helix-loop-helix protein 15 has translation MKAKSKGTKHRNAVSEDVLGQEPTQSRDDLLKCSRRKEKRNKEGQKVTSKLPWSSKDRRLRRLESNERERQRMHKLNNAFQALREVIPHVRAENKLSKIETLTLAKNYIKSLTTTILRMSNGHHPVVEGTGTESKSKLYEHYQQQYEEGDEPGEQLQKYSTQIHSFRQGS, from the coding sequence ATGAAGGCCAAGAGCAAAGGAACCAAGCATCGGAATGCAGTCAGTGAGGATGTTTTGGGCCAAGAACCCACCCAGAGCAGAGACGATCTTTTGAAATGTTCTCGGCGCAAGGAAAAGAGGAACAAAGAGGGCCAAAAGGTCACCTCAAAGCTCCCTTGGAGTAGCAAGGATAGGCGCTTGCGGAGGCTGGAAAGCAATGAACGCGAACGCCAGCGCATGCACAAACTCAACAATGCCTTCCAAGCTTTGAGGGAAGTCATCCCTCATGTCAGAGCTGAGAACAAACTCTCCAAAATTGAGACCCTCACTTTGGCCAAGAACTATATTAAgtcacttacaaccacaattctCAGGATGTCCAATGGACACCACCCGGTTGTTGAAGGCACGGGCACCGAAAGCAAGTCGAAACTGTATGAACACTATCAGCAGCAATatgaggaaggagatgaaccaggaGAGCAGCTTCAGAAATACTCCACCCAGATTCATAGCTTCAGGCAAGGCAGCTAA